A single genomic interval of Croceibacter atlanticus HTCC2559 harbors:
- a CDS encoding alpha/beta fold hydrolase: protein MPYITNKREKETVDIFYEDYGEGQPVILIHGWPLSSKAWEQQRWKIIEEGYRCISYDRRGFGRSSAPWDSYDYSTLASDLAELINQLDLKDAVLVGFSMGGGEVVRYLTDFGSDKIAKAALISSIIPLVKQKDDNPDGVPEEDIQGILDALQSNRVAFLNDFHKNFYNYEDNKDTVKIQNLGYDFNIASSASPRATIQAAIAWADTDFRSELKNVTVPTLIVHGDADNIVPIETAGNQAAKGIKDNTFKVVKDGPHGLNLTHANELNTYLIDFLKS from the coding sequence ATGCCATATATAACAAACAAACGCGAAAAAGAAACAGTAGATATATTTTATGAAGATTACGGCGAAGGACAACCTGTAATATTAATCCACGGTTGGCCTCTAAGTAGCAAAGCTTGGGAACAACAACGTTGGAAGATTATTGAAGAAGGTTACCGTTGTATATCTTATGACCGTCGTGGTTTCGGAAGATCATCTGCACCTTGGGACAGTTATGATTACTCAACACTAGCATCAGACTTAGCTGAGTTAATCAATCAATTAGATTTAAAAGATGCAGTACTTGTAGGTTTTTCAATGGGTGGCGGAGAAGTTGTAAGATATCTTACAGACTTTGGTTCAGATAAAATTGCGAAAGCAGCATTAATAAGTTCTATCATTCCGTTGGTAAAGCAAAAAGACGATAATCCAGATGGTGTTCCAGAAGAAGATATTCAAGGAATTTTAGACGCTCTGCAAAGCAACCGTGTAGCATTTTTGAATGATTTTCATAAAAACTTCTACAACTATGAAGATAATAAAGACACTGTGAAAATTCAAAACTTAGGCTATGATTTTAACATAGCAAGCAGTGCGTCTCCTAGAGCAACCATACAAGCAGCAATTGCTTGGGCAGATACAGATTTTAGATCAGAACTTAAAAATGTAACTGTGCCTACGTTAATTGTTCACGGTGATGCAGATAATATAGTTCCTATTGAAACTGCTGGTAATCAAGCAGCAAAAGGTATAAAGGATAATACATTTAAAGTTGTAAAAGATGGTCCGCATGGATTAAATCTTACACATGCTAATGAGTTAAATACATATCTTATTGATTTTTTAAAGTCATAG
- a CDS encoding cold-shock protein — MKNGRVKFFNDTKGFGFITDSETSEEYFVHVSGLIDRISEGDHVAFDLKDGKKGLNAIDVRVV; from the coding sequence ATGAAAAACGGCAGAGTAAAATTTTTTAACGATACCAAAGGTTTTGGATTTATTACAGATTCTGAAACTAGCGAAGAGTATTTTGTTCACGTTTCAGGTTTAATAGACCGTATTAGTGAAGGCGATCACGTGGCTTTTGATCTTAAAGACGGCAAAAAAGGGTTAAATGCTATAGATGTTCGTGTGGTTTAA
- a CDS encoding acetyltransferase — MGNQKLNIYGASGHAKVIIDIIKSIDNKTIGYIFDDNEKLIELLGWQIKRSVNTKLLTKHSAIIAIGNNKIRKEIVENKQVQVAEAISHISAIISKLTSIGKGTVIMPNAVINADATIGTHCIINTAAVVEHDVVIENYTHISPNATVTGGVKIGEGTHVGAGAVILPNLNIGKWVTIGAGAVVTKNVPDYSTVIGNPAKPLQK; from the coding sequence ATGGGAAATCAAAAACTAAATATTTATGGCGCAAGCGGTCACGCAAAAGTTATAATAGATATTATTAAATCTATAGATAATAAAACTATAGGTTACATATTTGATGATAACGAAAAGTTAATTGAACTTTTAGGTTGGCAAATCAAAAGGAGTGTAAATACTAAGTTACTTACTAAACATTCAGCAATTATTGCTATTGGAAATAACAAAATCAGAAAAGAAATAGTAGAAAATAAACAAGTGCAAGTTGCAGAGGCAATTAGTCATATCTCGGCCATTATATCTAAGTTAACGTCTATAGGTAAGGGAACTGTTATAATGCCCAATGCTGTTATTAATGCAGATGCTACTATCGGAACGCATTGCATTATAAATACAGCAGCTGTAGTAGAACATGATGTAGTAATTGAAAATTATACTCATATTTCGCCAAATGCAACGGTTACTGGCGGTGTAAAAATAGGAGAAGGTACACACGTGGGAGCAGGTGCAGTAATACTACCAAATTTAAATATTGGTAAATGGGTTACTATTGGCGCAGGAGCTGTAGTAACCAAAAATGTCCCAGATTATAGCACTGTGATAGGGAATCCAGCAAAACCATTACAGAAATAG
- a CDS encoding capsule assembly Wzi family protein encodes MCGTLQSFGQTGEHAVISQIKSFYSNTEELPYWFTHNQRGRISDSTNVLVSTDYKFNYDTATKHNFSGGANVQYVNQAASKFQIDQLYINYSNRWLNATLGAKHPNIKYNGLSSSNGNILWSGNTRAIPGLLLKANTPIKITKAIALNWGIGHYELGNDRYAKGAKIHYKSLGAFIKFNKKSQLQLGIKHYVQWAGDTEAFGKAPSGVSDFIDIFFAKKAGDENAIDGEKVNALGNHLGLYDIKYSYKFKNSKLELYHQHLFEDGSGSAFKNFPDGIWGVNLTNKASWLSSILYEYVYTLNQSGSTGISGRDNYFSNSFYRTGWRYKNRVIGIPFITPNTIENGSGNNRVKAHHIGAKLDFRKLEITIKGSILERLGTYSSPINPKQKSLYSYINGSYLISNKFLMSLSVGVDYNSYKKNVYSIGGALKYNIF; translated from the coding sequence GTGTGCGGTACACTACAATCATTTGGTCAAACTGGTGAGCACGCAGTAATCTCTCAAATCAAAAGTTTTTATTCAAATACAGAGGAATTGCCATATTGGTTTACGCACAACCAAAGAGGAAGAATAAGTGATAGCACTAATGTTTTGGTGTCGACCGATTATAAATTTAACTATGATACTGCTACAAAACATAATTTTTCAGGTGGTGCCAATGTCCAATATGTAAATCAAGCAGCGAGTAAATTTCAAATAGATCAGTTGTACATAAATTATAGTAACAGATGGCTTAATGCAACATTAGGTGCAAAACATCCAAATATTAAGTATAATGGCTTATCATCTAGTAACGGTAATATATTATGGTCAGGAAATACTAGAGCAATTCCTGGGCTACTTTTAAAAGCAAACACACCAATAAAAATCACGAAGGCTATAGCTTTAAATTGGGGGATAGGTCATTATGAGCTTGGTAATGATAGGTATGCTAAAGGTGCTAAAATTCATTACAAAAGTTTAGGTGCTTTTATTAAATTTAATAAAAAAAGCCAATTACAGTTAGGAATTAAACATTATGTACAATGGGCAGGAGACACTGAAGCTTTTGGAAAAGCACCAAGTGGGGTTTCCGATTTTATAGATATATTTTTTGCAAAGAAAGCTGGAGACGAAAATGCAATAGATGGAGAGAAAGTAAACGCCCTTGGAAACCATTTAGGGCTTTATGATATCAAATACAGCTATAAATTTAAAAATTCTAAATTAGAGTTATACCATCAACATTTATTTGAAGATGGTTCTGGGTCTGCATTTAAAAATTTTCCTGATGGCATTTGGGGTGTTAATTTAACGAACAAAGCGTCTTGGTTATCATCAATATTATATGAGTATGTGTATACACTAAATCAAAGTGGTTCAACTGGAATAAGTGGTCGGGATAATTACTTTAGTAATAGTTTTTACAGAACAGGGTGGCGGTATAAAAATAGAGTAATTGGGATACCATTTATAACACCTAACACAATAGAAAATGGCTCGGGAAATAATCGAGTAAAAGCCCATCATATTGGTGCTAAGTTAGATTTTAGAAAATTAGAAATAACAATTAAAGGATCTATTCTAGAACGATTAGGCACATATAGTTCACCAATTAACCCTAAACAAAAAAGTTTATATTCTTATATAAATGGGTCGTACCTAATTTCTAATAAGTTTTTAATGTCCTTATCAGTTGGTGTCGATTATAATTCATATAAAAAAAATGTCTATAGTATTGGAGGTGCTTTGAAATACAATATATTTTAA